TCCTTGATTTCACCCACGATTTCTTCGAGGATGTCTTCGAGCGTGACAAGGCCTGCGGTTCCGCCATATTCATCGACCACGATAGCGAGCTGGTTACCCGTCTTGCGCAGTTCGGTGAGCATGTCGTCAATCTTCTTGTGATACGGCACGAAAACCGGCGGCATCACGAGTTTCATGATGTCAAACGGTTCGTCGCGATGTTCGGTGTACCATTCCAAGAAGTCGCGGTTCGAAAGGATACCGACGATGTTATCAACCGTTTCCTTGTACACCGGCAAACGGGAATGGCGTTCGGTATTCAGCACCTTCACCAGTTCTTCGAGCGGAGTGCCGACCTCGACCGCGCACATGTCCACGCGGGGCGTCATAATTTCACGCACCGGGGTTTCCACGAAGTCGAAAATGTTCAAAATCATCTGGCGTTCTTCTTGTTCCAGGCCTTCGGCATCAGGGTCCGCCTCGTCGTTCATGTCGGCCTGCGCCTGCACGGCGTCGCGGCGTTCTTCGGGCAAGAAGCTGAGCTTGGAATCGTAGCCCAGGCCCTTCAGAATCTTGACGAACAACACGTGGCAAATCTTTGCCGGGAGTGCAAACGGCAAACGGATAAGCTTGAACAAGGGAATCAGCACGACCGCAAACGTATCGGGCTTCAAATTTGCCAACAGGTTTGCAAGGAAAACGGTAATCGTGTAAATGCCGATGCAGGCCACCACCAGGTAGGCAGCAAATGCCAGGAACCAGTATTCCTGCACCCAGCTCCACGGAATCATCTGGAACAGGTAAAAGCCCAAAACGCCCGCACCTACGTTACAGAAGATGCGGCCAATCGAAATCGTTTCGTTAAAGCCCGGCAGTTCCACCAGGGAGGCGACCACTTCTTCGCGGCCTTCGCGGTCACGGGCGTCACGCTTGGCGTAAATGGCACTAAAGGCTGCCTTGATCAGCGAAAACGAGAACGATGTCAGGACAAATACGACAAGGAACGCAATCGCCCAACTTTCGGGAGTTTCCATGACAGAAGGTTCCATCAGGCACCTTCCTTGTACGGGTCAAGTCCCAGGAATTCGCATTCACGCTTGCGCATCACCTTGCGGTCAGCGGCCTTGATATGGTCGTAGCCCGAAAGGTGCAAGAGCCCGTGTACAATCACGCGCTTCATTTCGGCGTAGAACGTATTGCCGTATTCGGGAGCCTGGCGGCGCACCTGCTCGCGGGCGATGTAGATTTCGCCGAGCATAGCCTCGTCTTCGGGAATTTCGACACCGAGCTCATTTTTCCATTCGAACGAAAGAACGTCGGTCACCTTGTCGAGCCCGCGGTAGTCGCGGTTCATGGTGCGCACGAACTCGTCGGTGCAGAGCACGATATTCACGTCTTTTTCCTTGCCTTCTTCGGCAAGGAGCTTGCGAGCCATCTTTTCGAACTTGTCCTTATACGGAAAAGCCTCGATGTCCCCCTCGCAAAGGAACTCGATATTATACTTCTTTTTTCGACTAGCAGGGTCTGGCATTAAATGTTATACCATTTCTTGAGGACATCTATGATAGCTTCGGCCTGGGCCTTGCCCGTAATCTTGAACTTGCCCTGGGGCTTGAAATTGCCCGCCATCTTGCGGTAGCGGCGCAGCGAAACCTTGGGTTCGGTAAATTCACCGGACTTCGGGTCGCGTTCCTGGTAAAAGAACATCACGGTCGGCCATGCACCCTTCGAAAGGATCTCCTTGCCGATTTCCTTGACAACTTCTTCGCCAGAATCTTCATCGCTATAGGCAACGGTCAGTTCTTCAACTTCCATATTCAGTCCTGTAGTTATAGTGTTCAAAACTTCTTTCATTTTACTGCGAAAGAAGTCATTTTATTATTACCTTAAATAGTTTGTTCTATTCAAGTATGTAAGAAAAATACATATATTTGGTATAGTTTGCATTCGTTCAAAGAGGCAATATGTCATTTTACCGCTTTTTTAAGCTTATCGCTATCGCCACAGCCCTAATGGTCGGGGTATCCTCCGCAGCAAAGAATGCGTTTGGAAACATCACCTATGTCGCAGGCGGCAATCAAGCTGAACACAAAAAGAAGAACAAGGACTGGAAACAGGCCAAGTTCAAGGACAAAGTCTACCAGCACGACGACCTGAGAACCGGTGACGAAGCCCAGATCAAGATTCAGCTTCCCGACGGTAGCGCCATCACCATTAACGAGCGCACCTTGGTGTCCATGGCAGAGCTGATGAACGAAAACGGCATCAACCAGACCCTGGTCGACATCAAGAACGGTAAGGTGAACTTCGACGCCCAGAAGCAAGCGAACGGGAGCAATTTCAAGTTTAAGACGGGAACGGCGACCGCAGCCATCCGCGGAACAGCCGGTGTCGTCGGCAAGTCCTCTAAATCCAAGATGATCGTCTCCCTCCACAACGGTGAAGTCAAGTTCACGGACGAAGTAACGAACAAATCCGCCATGGTCAAGGGAGGACAAACCGCTTTCCTGTACAAGGATTCCATCGTAACGCTAGACCTCCCCTCTTCGGGCGACCCCGCGGTATACAACATCATTGACACCCTCTTGAACGACACCACCAAGTCTATCGACGAAGTCATAGATGCGATCAAGAACTCGGAAAAGCAATACCGCGATTATATGGACGAACTGCGTCAAAGCATCCAGTGTTCCATTGCGCCTCTTCCAGACACCGTCTACGAAGCCACACAGACCGTGAAGGCGACCTGCACCGTCGGAACCCTGGTGGGAATTTACGAAGCCCCGATCCGCTCCGAAGGTGAAGTTCTTGAACTCACCGTGAACTGGGCTCCGAGCCTGGTCGGACAAAAGAAAATTCCGCTCACCTGCTACATTGACGGCACTCACGGATTCCCATGCGGACAAGTGAACACCTACTATGCCGGTTCTGCAGGCAAGAGCCACTCCAAACCGGAACCCCTGACCATCACGTCCGGTTCGACCATGGAAGTCTGTAATTCCTCGAACATCACCATCGAAGGTACGTTCGATTCCACCGATACGCAAGCGACCCTTTACATCCAGCTCGGCAACTACAAGTCCGATGAGCTCGTTCACGTTAGCGTAGGCGGACATTTCTCGCACACAATTCAGGTTTCCGACAAGCAGGGCAACTGGAACGCCACTAAGGCATTCGTATACTACAAGTCCAAAAAGAACGGCGACCAGAAGAAAGAGATTGACCTGGTCATTAACAAGAGCTGCAAGGCGATCAACCTGATTTTCCCGCTTATCGAAGTTTCCAAGAACGAATGTCAAGCCAACATTTCCGTCAACAACATCGACGGTGACAACGCCATCTTCAGCTATTTCGTCGACGAACAGCCCCAAAAAGAACGTTACGTCGAAAGCAAGACCTCCTTCCCCATAAAGCTGAAAAAGGGCGTGCACAATTACAGGTTCGTTATCGAAGACCTGGCCGGAAACAGCAAGGAAATCCAAAAGGAATACGCCTGTTTCTCTAACCTCAAGAACCCAAGAATTAAACTTTCAAAGGGACGAAAGGAACGTCTTCGCGTACCTCCCCCGCCAAGCGGCATCAGCAACATTATCTACAGGCAACTGAGCTTTACGGTGAAGGGGCTTCCCCCAGGAAACGACCCCCGCTACATCAAGGAAGTGAAGATCGTCCAGGACGAAAAAGAAATTGCGAACTTGAAAACAACCGACCTGCAATCGAATACGATTACACAAGAAATTCAGTTGTCTCGCGGTAAGACCTCGACTATAGATATCACGGTCACCTTGATGAGCAACCAGATTCTTCACGCCACTAAGACCTACGAGGTCCATTAATGAAGCGCCAAATTCTCTTTTCAATAGCACTAGCGTCGAGCCTTGTTTACGCCCAAAACGCCAACTCAAATGCTGAGGAAAGCCAACCGTCATCCGAAGTTCAGGAAGAAAGCGGCGTTGCAGACACAACCGCCCATGCAGATTCCGCAAAGGCTCCCGAACAAGACAG
The genomic region above belongs to uncultured Fibrobacter sp. and contains:
- a CDS encoding hemolysin family protein, with the translated sequence MEPSVMETPESWAIAFLVVFVLTSFSFSLIKAAFSAIYAKRDARDREGREEVVASLVELPGFNETISIGRIFCNVGAGVLGFYLFQMIPWSWVQEYWFLAFAAYLVVACIGIYTITVFLANLLANLKPDTFAVVLIPLFKLIRLPFALPAKICHVLFVKILKGLGYDSKLSFLPEERRDAVQAQADMNDEADPDAEGLEQEERQMILNIFDFVETPVREIMTPRVDMCAVEVGTPLEELVKVLNTERHSRLPVYKETVDNIVGILSNRDFLEWYTEHRDEPFDIMKLVMPPVFVPYHKKIDDMLTELRKTGNQLAIVVDEYGGTAGLVTLEDILEEIVGEIKDEDDVDEDEDVQRLKDGRFILDPIMTLSDLEYKLGVELEAPENSHVETLSGLIQATLGIIPSPGAEVTIKGYTFRVLKMDGTRMEKVLMILPGGGKGKTKNIKAVPRTQAFKVV
- the ybeY gene encoding rRNA maturation RNase YbeY, translating into MPDPASRKKKYNIEFLCEGDIEAFPYKDKFEKMARKLLAEEGKEKDVNIVLCTDEFVRTMNRDYRGLDKVTDVLSFEWKNELGVEIPEDEAMLGEIYIAREQVRRQAPEYGNTFYAEMKRVIVHGLLHLSGYDHIKAADRKVMRKRECEFLGLDPYKEGA
- a CDS encoding FecR family protein, with the translated sequence MSFYRFFKLIAIATALMVGVSSAAKNAFGNITYVAGGNQAEHKKKNKDWKQAKFKDKVYQHDDLRTGDEAQIKIQLPDGSAITINERTLVSMAELMNENGINQTLVDIKNGKVNFDAQKQANGSNFKFKTGTATAAIRGTAGVVGKSSKSKMIVSLHNGEVKFTDEVTNKSAMVKGGQTAFLYKDSIVTLDLPSSGDPAVYNIIDTLLNDTTKSIDEVIDAIKNSEKQYRDYMDELRQSIQCSIAPLPDTVYEATQTVKATCTVGTLVGIYEAPIRSEGEVLELTVNWAPSLVGQKKIPLTCYIDGTHGFPCGQVNTYYAGSAGKSHSKPEPLTITSGSTMEVCNSSNITIEGTFDSTDTQATLYIQLGNYKSDELVHVSVGGHFSHTIQVSDKQGNWNATKAFVYYKSKKNGDQKKEIDLVINKSCKAINLIFPLIEVSKNECQANISVNNIDGDNAIFSYFVDEQPQKERYVESKTSFPIKLKKGVHNYRFVIEDLAGNSKEIQKEYACFSNLKNPRIKLSKGRKERLRVPPPPSGISNIIYRQLSFTVKGLPPGNDPRYIKEVKIVQDEKEIANLKTTDLQSNTITQEIQLSRGKTSTIDITVTLMSNQILHATKTYEVH